In one window of Bradyrhizobium diazoefficiens DNA:
- a CDS encoding DUF192 domain-containing protein encodes MKLDRNTVWSLARGWLAAILVAGLAVASGPVRAASFQPLEIVTKSGVQVFSVEMATTDEEKQTGLMYRKELADGKGMLFDFNPEQEVSMWMKNTYVSLDMIFIRADGRILRIAENTEPLSTKIISSRGPARAVLEVVAGTAQKYGIRPGDRVGHPLFGSK; translated from the coding sequence ATGAAGCTTGATCGAAACACTGTCTGGTCCCTCGCCAGGGGCTGGCTTGCCGCCATCCTCGTCGCTGGCCTTGCCGTCGCAAGCGGCCCCGTTCGCGCCGCAAGCTTCCAGCCGCTCGAGATCGTCACCAAGAGCGGCGTGCAAGTGTTCTCGGTGGAGATGGCGACGACCGACGAAGAGAAGCAGACCGGGCTGATGTACCGCAAGGAACTGGCCGATGGGAAAGGCATGCTGTTCGACTTCAATCCGGAGCAGGAGGTGTCGATGTGGATGAAGAACACCTATGTCTCGCTCGACATGATCTTCATTCGCGCCGACGGCCGCATCCTGCGCATCGCCGAGAATACCGAACCGCTCTCGACCAAGATCATCTCGTCACGAGGCCCCGCCCGGGCCGTCCTTGAGGTGGTGGCGGGAACAGCGCAGAAATACGGTATCCGCCCCGGCGATCGCGTCGGCCACCCCCTGTTCGGCAGCAAATAG
- a CDS encoding cold-shock protein, with translation MGSSDGFESKKLGVPASGEHGAGHDSALSPFTGLGEGSANLVEVHGVIKWFDASKGYGFIVPDNGWPDVLLHVTVLRRDGFQTAYEGARIIVECIQRAKGYQAFRVVSMDESTAIHPAQMLPPRTHVTVTATSGLERAQVKWFNRLRGFGFLTCGEGTPDIFVHMETLRRFGMTELRPGQYVLVRFGPGSKGMMAAEIHPETGSPGLQSH, from the coding sequence ATGGGGTCGTCGGACGGATTTGAGTCCAAGAAGCTGGGAGTTCCCGCGTCGGGCGAGCACGGCGCCGGTCACGACAGCGCGCTCAGTCCCTTCACCGGGTTAGGTGAGGGCAGCGCCAACCTCGTCGAGGTCCACGGCGTCATCAAATGGTTCGACGCCTCAAAGGGCTACGGCTTCATCGTTCCCGACAATGGCTGGCCCGACGTGCTCCTGCACGTTACCGTGCTTAGGCGCGACGGCTTCCAGACCGCCTATGAAGGCGCCCGCATCATCGTCGAGTGCATCCAGCGCGCCAAGGGTTATCAGGCCTTCCGCGTCGTCTCGATGGACGAATCGACCGCGATCCATCCGGCGCAGATGCTGCCGCCGCGCACCCACGTCACGGTCACCGCGACCAGCGGGCTCGAACGGGCCCAGGTCAAATGGTTCAACCGGCTGCGCGGCTTCGGCTTCCTGACCTGCGGGGAGGGAACGCCCGACATCTTCGTGCACATGGAGACACTGCGTCGCTTCGGCATGACCGAATTGCGGCCCGGCCAGTACGTGCTGGTCCGCTTCGGGCCGGGCTCCAAGGGCATGATGGCGGCCGAGATCCATCCCGAGACCGGCTCGCCGGGCCTCCAGTCGCACTAG
- a CDS encoding NAD-dependent protein deacetylase gives MIASDLQSGVERLGDMIASAKIIVPFTGAGISTECGIPDFRSPGGIWTRNRPIPFDEFVASQDARDESWRRRFAMEEVFAAARPGRGHRALAALHRAGKVPAVITQNIDNLHQASGFAPDRVIELHGNTTYARCIGCGQSYQLDWVKRSFDQDGSAPNCTACDEPVKTATISFGQAMPEDEMQRATALAQACDLFIAIGSSLVVWPAAGFPMMARNAGARLVIINREQTEQDDIADLVIRHDIGETLGPFVRN, from the coding sequence GTGATTGCATCGGACCTTCAGAGCGGCGTCGAGCGGCTCGGCGACATGATCGCGAGTGCGAAGATCATCGTGCCGTTCACCGGTGCCGGCATCTCGACCGAATGCGGCATCCCCGACTTCCGCTCGCCCGGTGGAATTTGGACCCGCAATCGTCCGATCCCGTTCGACGAGTTCGTCGCGAGCCAGGACGCCCGCGATGAGTCCTGGCGCCGGCGGTTCGCGATGGAGGAGGTGTTCGCCGCAGCCAGACCCGGCCGCGGCCACCGTGCGCTCGCGGCACTCCATCGCGCCGGCAAGGTTCCCGCTGTCATCACCCAGAACATCGACAATCTGCACCAGGCCTCGGGCTTCGCCCCCGATCGCGTGATTGAACTTCACGGAAATACCACTTATGCGCGTTGCATCGGATGTGGACAGTCCTATCAGCTCGACTGGGTGAAGCGCTCCTTCGACCAGGATGGCAGCGCGCCCAACTGCACCGCATGCGACGAGCCGGTGAAAACCGCAACGATCTCATTCGGTCAGGCGATGCCCGAGGATGAAATGCAGCGCGCCACCGCGTTGGCGCAGGCCTGCGACCTCTTCATCGCGATCGGTTCCTCGCTCGTGGTGTGGCCGGCGGCGGGCTTTCCGATGATGGCAAGGAACGCCGGTGCACGTTTGGTGATCATCAATCGCGAGCAGACCGAGCAGGATGACATCGCCGACCTCGTCATCCGTCACGACATCGGCGAAACACTCGGGCCGTTCGTCCGGAATTGA